In a genomic window of Helicobacter sp. MIT 21-1697:
- the argF gene encoding ornithine carbamoyltransferase, translating to MKHFLTLNDFNRDELLAMIDVALELKYESLHIGNKPYLKGKVLAMIFEKSSTRTRVSFESGIFQLGGQGIFLSHKDIQLGRGEPIKDTARVISSMVDMIMMRTGEHSRLEEFAEYSSVPVINGLSDDFHPVQLIADYLTMVECGIYLQHSNPLYPQGGQEGRKPIVAYIGDGNNMAHSWINLAAILGFELHIASPAQYAPKADIITKAQHICAQSGGVITLTDNAQEAVSGANVVVTDTWASMGQEEQKEERKYAFAHFCVDESMMSYAQKDAIFLHCLPAYRGQEVSEAVLEGAQSRVFQEAQNRLHAQKGIMLYLARINQIPLMSVE from the coding sequence ATGAAACATTTTCTCACTCTGAATGATTTTAACAGAGATGAACTTCTAGCAATGATTGATGTTGCCCTAGAACTTAAATATGAATCTTTGCATATTGGTAACAAACCCTATCTTAAGGGTAAAGTTTTGGCGATGATTTTTGAAAAAAGTTCTACGCGCACACGAGTAAGCTTTGAGAGTGGGATATTTCAATTAGGCGGACAGGGCATATTTCTCTCTCATAAGGACATACAGCTTGGGCGTGGCGAACCTATCAAAGATACTGCACGAGTGATTAGCTCAATGGTGGATATGATAATGATGAGGACAGGCGAGCATAGTAGATTAGAAGAGTTTGCAGAGTATTCATCTGTGCCTGTTATTAATGGTTTAAGCGATGATTTTCACCCTGTGCAGCTTATTGCGGATTATCTTACAATGGTGGAATGTGGTATTTATCTTCAGCATAGCAATCCTCTTTATCCTCAAGGAGGACAAGAGGGTAGAAAGCCTATTGTAGCTTACATTGGCGATGGCAATAATATGGCGCATTCGTGGATTAATCTTGCGGCAATTCTTGGTTTTGAATTGCATATTGCTTCACCTGCACAATATGCGCCAAAGGCAGATATTATCACAAAAGCACAGCATATATGCGCCCAAAGCGGAGGCGTGATTACACTTACAGATAATGCACAGGAGGCAGTAAGTGGTGCAAATGTCGTAGTTACTGATACTTGGGCATCAATGGGACAAGAAGAGCAAAAAGAAGAGCGCAAGTATGCTTTTGCCCACTTTTGTGTAGATGAATCTATGATGAGTTATGCGCAAAAAGATGCTATTTTTTTGCATTGTCTTCCTGCATATAGAGGACAAGAGGTGAGTGAAGCCGTGCTTGAGGGCGCACAAAGTAGAGTATTCCAAGAAGCCCAGAATCGTCTTCACGCGCAAAAAGGTATTATGCTTTATCTTGCGCGTATAAATCAGATTCCGCTTATGAGTGTGGAGTAA
- a CDS encoding DUF2603 domain-containing protein codes for MKISEQEKWQSGENLGILRKLEDNTMLLAMESGGFSKEDLWFLQDEQGEEYVVFPQKLFVQLLSHIKNIQEEKLVMRLEKDIVSQMPIDFDDAMAVAKNALESLRLNDGNLPEVNTTTLAKDIKKRYPNLFFDIDYLRKSK; via the coding sequence ATGAAAATATCAGAACAAGAAAAATGGCAATCAGGCGAGAATCTTGGTATTTTGCGCAAACTTGAGGATAACACAATGCTTCTAGCTATGGAAAGTGGAGGGTTTTCAAAGGAGGATTTGTGGTTTTTGCAAGATGAGCAGGGTGAAGAATATGTCGTATTTCCTCAAAAATTATTTGTTCAGCTCCTCTCACATATCAAAAATATCCAAGAAGAAAAGCTTGTGATGAGATTAGAAAAAGATATTGTCTCACAAATGCCTATTGACTTTGATGATGCAATGGCAGTGGCAAAAAATGCTTTAGAATCTTTGCGCTTAAATGATGGAAATTTGCCAGAGGTTAATACAACTACTCTTGCTAAAGACATTAAAAAGCGTTATCCTAATTTGTTTTTTGATATTGATTATTTGCGCAAATCCAAATAA
- the hemN gene encoding oxygen-independent coproporphyrinogen III oxidase produces MSSANEKIDFGAFVKYSKSGPRYTSYPTAVEFKESWNEQAYIQALSRADSMPNLPFSIYVHLPFCRSACYYCGCNVVYTSKEEKKQRYIEYFKKEIALLARYMDTTREVVQFHFGGGTPTFFNAKELQEIISIIRGTFTRFSPTAEISCEIDPRFFVREQMAVLKENGFNRLSFGVQDFEEKVQEAVHRKQSVELVSAAITLAREFGINSVNFDLIYGLPFQNEQTFARTLEKVVQLSPDRLAIFNYAHLPWMKKTMRKIDETTLPSPAQKLEILKNTISFLQKQDYAMIGMDHFAKKSDELYLAKQHNQLRRNFQGYTTRGFSQTIGIGLTSISEGLDYYSQNYKDMNAYESALDNGRLPVERGVKLTDEDILRKEVIMGLMNNLCLDFSDIESKFGIDFKAHFAPELESLREYEEIGLVQLTPQGISTSPTGGMLIRNIAMAFDAYLCAHSDTKRFSKTI; encoded by the coding sequence TTGAGTAGTGCAAATGAAAAAATTGATTTTGGGGCATTTGTAAAGTATTCAAAATCGGGTCCTCGCTACACGAGTTATCCCACAGCAGTAGAATTTAAAGAATCTTGGAATGAGCAAGCCTACATTCAGGCACTCTCTCGGGCAGATTCTATGCCAAACTTGCCATTTTCAATTTATGTGCATTTGCCTTTTTGTCGCTCTGCGTGTTATTATTGTGGTTGCAATGTGGTTTATACAAGCAAAGAGGAAAAAAAGCAACGTTATATTGAGTATTTCAAAAAAGAAATTGCGCTTTTGGCACGATATATGGATACTACGCGCGAAGTTGTGCAATTTCATTTTGGTGGCGGCACACCTACTTTTTTTAATGCTAAGGAACTCCAAGAGATTATCAGTATTATTCGTGGCACTTTCACGCGTTTTTCACCCACTGCAGAAATAAGCTGCGAGATTGACCCGCGCTTTTTTGTCAGAGAGCAAATGGCAGTATTAAAAGAGAATGGATTTAATCGCTTAAGTTTTGGTGTGCAAGATTTTGAGGAAAAGGTGCAAGAGGCTGTGCATAGAAAACAAAGCGTGGAATTAGTAAGTGCCGCCATTACTCTTGCGCGTGAATTTGGCATTAATTCTGTTAATTTTGACCTTATTTATGGACTGCCTTTTCAAAATGAGCAAACTTTTGCCCGCACACTTGAAAAGGTTGTGCAATTAAGTCCTGATAGATTGGCTATTTTTAATTATGCTCATTTGCCGTGGATGAAAAAAACAATGCGCAAAATTGATGAAACTACACTCCCCTCTCCTGCGCAAAAATTAGAGATTCTCAAAAATACGATAAGTTTTTTGCAAAAGCAAGATTATGCGATGATTGGAATGGATCATTTTGCTAAAAAAAGCGATGAACTCTATCTTGCTAAGCAACACAACCAGCTTCGCCGCAATTTTCAAGGCTACACTACGCGTGGATTCTCGCAAACTATTGGTATTGGACTTACAAGCATAAGTGAGGGATTAGATTATTATTCGCAAAATTATAAAGATATGAATGCGTATGAGAGTGCGCTTGATAATGGGAGATTGCCTGTGGAGCGAGGCGTAAAGCTTACAGATGAGGATATTTTGCGTAAAGAAGTGATTATGGGGCTTATGAATAATCTTTGCCTTGATTTTTCAGATATAGAATCTAAATTTGGCATTGATTTTAAAGCACATTTTGCCCCCGAGCTAGAATCTTTGCGTGAATACGAGGAAATAGGCTTAGTGCAGCTTACACCTCAAGGTATTAGCACTTCTCCAACAGGTGGTATGCTTATCCGCAATATTGCTATGGCTTTTGATGCCTATCTTTGTGCGCATAGCGATACAAAACGTTTTAGCAAGACTATTTAG